The genomic stretch ATGAAAAAAAATATAATAATAAATATGCTTTTGTGTTTTGTTTTAATATTTGGGTGCTCAGAAGCTGTGGATTTCGACCAGATAGAAGATTATACATTAAAACCTTCTTATGCTTTATCATTAACCTATTTTACAATATCGCCAAATAATTTTGTGCCATTTCCTGGAGCTCCTCCAATTACAGAAATTTCAGAAAAATCTGACGTTAAAATATTTGAAACAAGTTTTATAAGACAAAATTTAGTACAATTAGATTTCGATTTTGAAATTACGAATAGATTCAACAGAGATTTTACGGTAGAAATTTCGTTGTTAGATGAAAATGACAATCTTATTTATCAGTTAAACGATTTAAATGTAGCTGCAAATAATTTAGAATTCAAACAAACAGAAATTTTAAATATAGAATCAAATCCAACGGTTAGAAATTTTACTAGAGTAGAGGTAAAGTTAAGTTTAGATGATAAAACAACGCCTATAATTGCATCTGATGTTGGTGAAATCATATTTAATTCTGCAGCAACAATACATTTAGAAGCGCCTTTATAAAATGAAAACAAAACTATTTTACTTAGTATTTATCTTTTGCATTGGTGTTTACGGTCAAAATAAACAAGTATTGTATGACTTTGCAGGTTTACCGCAAACACTACTCTTAAATCCTGGTTTAGAAACTAATTATAAATACCATATTGGTGTACCTATGCTTTCTGGGTTTTCATCAGAAATAGGATCAACTGGTTTTACAGTTTCAGATTTATTTGCTGCTGATAATAGAGATATTACAGATAAAGTTACAGCCGTTTTAGCGAATATATCTACTAGTGATTTTTTAAGTATAAACGCCAAAATCGACGTAATAAATATTGGTTATAGGTTAGATGATAAAACATATTTAAGTGGTGGTTTTTATAATGAAGTAGACGGAATTGGTTATTTACCTAAAGACGGAATTACACTTATAAACGAAGGTAATGCTGCGTATTTAAATAAAAGTTTTAGTGCATCTCAAATTCTTTACAAACTTGATTATCTGGGTGTAATTCATGCAGGAATTACTAGAAAAATAGATGATAATTTGACTTTAGGTGGGCGTTTTAAAATCTATTCGTCTTCGTTAAATGTAGAATCTACAAACAACACTGGTACTTTTACATCTAACCTTGGTAATAATAATATTTATGTGCACTATTTAGAAAATATAGATATAAATTTTAGAACCTCTGGTTTGATTAAAGACAATGAATATATTAATGATGCAAGTACATACATTGGTAATACTTTTTTTGGCGGAAATATGGGCGTTGGATTAGATTTCGGATTGTCTTATAACTTTTCTCCGCAATTACAGTTTTCTGCAAGTTTATTAGATATTGGTTTTATAAATCATACTAAAAACATTAAAAATACTATTACAAAAGGAAGTTTTACTTTCGAAGGTATTGCTTTTGATTATGATACAAACAATACAAATTATTGGCAGAATTTGAATGATGCTTTTGAAGAACAATTGCCAACAGAAGAAAATCAAGATTCTTATATCTCATGGAGACCTGCCAAATTTAATGCAGCAATTAAATATAGTTTTGGTGAAAAAAGAAGCAAATATTGCTATGATGACACGTATAAAGACTTCTTTACCGATGCTTTTGGTGCGCAATTATATTCAGTTTTTAGACCTTTAAGTCAGCAATTCGCTTTTACAGGTTTTTACGAAAAATCCTTTTCAAATAAACTACATGCAAAACTAACATATACTGTCGACGATTTTTCATATTCGAATATTGGCTTTGGAATTTCTACCCAAATATGGAAAATTAATTTCTACGGATTAGTAGATAATATCACAGAATTATCTGATATTTCTTCTGCAAATAATGTTTCTTTACAATTCGGTTTTAACCTTTTATTTAATTAAAATGAAAACAATTTATACACTTATATTTATATTAACTTTTAGTTCGGTATATAGTCAACAGAAAAAAATAAACAATTATAAATACTTAATCGTTCCAGAAAGATTTAGTTTTTTAAAGAAAACAGATCAATATCAAACTAGTTCTTTAACAAAATTTCTTTTTAAAAAGAATGGTTTTAATGTTATGTTAGATTCCGAAGAATTGCCTTTAGAGTTAAAAAATGATCCTTGTAAAGCATTAAAAATTATTATTCAAGATAAATCATCTATGTTTAAAACGGCGGTTCTAATTGAATTAAGAGATTGTTTTAACAAGGTTTTATACACTTCTAAAGAAGGTGGTAGTAGAATTAAAGATTACAAAAAAAGTTACCAAGAATCAATAAGAAGAGCGCATGCTTCGATGTCTAATTTTGTTTATGAGCCAAGTTTAGAAGTTACAATTACTAATAATAATGAAATATTAGAATCAACTAATAATAAAAAGGTAATTGTTAAAAACGATGTAGAAAAAGAAGTAACAGATATAAAGCCTGTAGTTAAAATAGATAATACAGTTACAAAAATTAAGAATAAAGTAAAAAAGGAAACTTTACCTAAAGTAACTAATACTATAAAAACACTTTATGCACAACCAAAGTCAAACGGATTTCAGTTGATTAATTTAAAACCAGAGGTTGTTTTCATCATTTTAAATAGTAAAGTGAAAGATGTATTTATTATTAAAGATAAAAACGGAATATTCTACTTAAAAGATAATCTTTGGATTGCAGAATACTACGAAAACGACAAGTTAGTTCAAGAAAAATATCAAGTAAAGTTTTAATAATCGTATCTATTTTTCCATCTATTTTTTAATATTTCTTTAAATTGATTTTCTCTTTGGTTATTGCCAGGTTCGTACAATTTTGTGCCAGAAATTTCTGAAGGTAAAAACTCTTGATCTATAAAGTTATTAGGATAATCGTGCGAATATTTGTAATCTTTACCATATTCTAAGTCCTTCATTAATTTTGTAGGCGAATTTCTTAAATTTAAAGGTACAGATAAGTCACCGGTTGCTTTAACTAAATTTTGTGCGGCTCCTATTGCCATGTAAGACGCATTACTTTTAGCTGAGTTAGCAAGATAAACAGCAGTTTGACTTAAAATAATTCTCGATTCAGGATTTCCGATAACAGAGACTGCTTGAAAAGTGTTATTTGCTAAAATTAGTGCAGTTGGATTTGCATTACCGATATCTTCAGACGCTAAAATTAGCATTCTTCTAGCTATAAATTTTACATCTTCACCACCTTCAATCATTCTTGCAAGCCAATAAACCGCAGCATTAGGATCGCTACCTCTTATAGATTTAATAAATGCAGATATTATATCATAATGTTGTTCCCCAGTTTTATCATATCTAGCTGTATTTTTTTGAATTTTAGATAAAACCAGTTCATTTGTAATTTCTATTTCCTCATCAGCAGAAACCAATAATTCGAAAATATTTAAAAGTTTTCTAGCATCTCCGCCAGATACTTGAAGTAAAGCATCCGTTTCTTTTAAAACAATTTTTTTAGCAGCTAAATATTCATCTTTTTCAATAGCTCTATTTAATAATGCAATTAAATCTTCTTTATCAAATGAATTTAAAATATAAACCTGACATCTAGACAAAAGTGCAGGAATAACCTCAAAACTTGGGTTTTCTGTGGTGGCACCAATCAAAGTTACCCAACCTTTTTCTACTGCACCCAATAAAGAATCTTGTTGAGATTTGCTAAACCTGTGTATTTCATCAATAAAAAGAATCGGATTTTTAGCAGTAAATAATCCACCACTTTTTTTGGCTTTTTCAATGACATCTCTTACATCTTTTACGCCAGAACTAATAGCGCTTAAAGTATAAAATGGTCTATTAGATGCTGTCGCAATTATGTTTGCTAATGTTGTTTTTCCGATTCCTGGTGGTCCCCAAAGAATCAAAGAAGGAATAATACCTTGCTTTATTAA from Polaribacter marinaquae encodes the following:
- a CDS encoding DUF5723 family protein, which translates into the protein MKTKLFYLVFIFCIGVYGQNKQVLYDFAGLPQTLLLNPGLETNYKYHIGVPMLSGFSSEIGSTGFTVSDLFAADNRDITDKVTAVLANISTSDFLSINAKIDVINIGYRLDDKTYLSGGFYNEVDGIGYLPKDGITLINEGNAAYLNKSFSASQILYKLDYLGVIHAGITRKIDDNLTLGGRFKIYSSSLNVESTNNTGTFTSNLGNNNIYVHYLENIDINFRTSGLIKDNEYINDASTYIGNTFFGGNMGVGLDFGLSYNFSPQLQFSASLLDIGFINHTKNIKNTITKGSFTFEGIAFDYDTNNTNYWQNLNDAFEEQLPTEENQDSYISWRPAKFNAAIKYSFGEKRSKYCYDDTYKDFFTDAFGAQLYSVFRPLSQQFAFTGFYEKSFSNKLHAKLTYTVDDFSYSNIGFGISTQIWKINFYGLVDNITELSDISSANNVSLQFGFNLLFN
- a CDS encoding replication-associated recombination protein A, whose translation is MNEPLAERIRPKTLEDYISQHHLVGKNGVLTNLIKQGIIPSLILWGPPGIGKTTLANIIATASNRPFYTLSAISSGVKDVRDVIEKAKKSGGLFTAKNPILFIDEIHRFSKSQQDSLLGAVEKGWVTLIGATTENPSFEVIPALLSRCQVYILNSFDKEDLIALLNRAIEKDEYLAAKKIVLKETDALLQVSGGDARKLLNIFELLVSADEEIEITNELVLSKIQKNTARYDKTGEQHYDIISAFIKSIRGSDPNAAVYWLARMIEGGEDVKFIARRMLILASEDIGNANPTALILANNTFQAVSVIGNPESRIILSQTAVYLANSAKSNASYMAIGAAQNLVKATGDLSVPLNLRNSPTKLMKDLEYGKDYKYSHDYPNNFIDQEFLPSEISGTKLYEPGNNQRENQFKEILKNRWKNRYDY